The genomic stretch TGCTGTCAGTGTTATGATAACCCAAGGCTTTGTTCGCAGAGCTGCCGCTGTAGAGTTGAGATTGTGTAGGCCGAAGCTACATTGTAGTGCAGTTTGTTTACAAATTAAACATACCTGCGTGTTGTCACCCGGTTCATGTTTTGGACCAGCAAGCTGGCTAGAGCCATTCTTTACGGGTGAACCGACCCGACCAACCACTAACCCGAAGTCACCACGTGAAAACATGTAATACGGTCTCTAAGAAAGTACTCATCGGCAGAGGTTGGCGTAAGAAATTGAATGGAAAATAAATGGTTTTAGTAACATGAATCTTAGGCTGTAACTTGGAGCTAACTGTATCCTACGTGTAACGCGATGCTAGATGCTATCTAATTGAATGAAACGCATGTGTTTCTAACTGCGTCTTTTCATACCGTGTGTAGATATTTAGTTATATCGTTATTGTGATCATAGTAGTAGGCAAGTGTCGAGGAATGATAAAGGAACATGACTGTTTAACTGGCTAAACCAGACGATACATTTTATTTAGGGATATAACTCAAGGTGTATACATATATAGTGATCGTGTAAGATTAATTAAATCAGGagtgaagaaagaaaagataCCCATTGATTGTGAAGGCTTATAATTGTATGTATGTTACAGGCAAACATGCCCGGTGAAGCCACAGAAACTGTCCCAGTGACGGAGCAGGAACTGCAGCAGCCACAAGTGGAGACGGGTTCGTAATGTTCTGAGTCACGCATGATCCTACTAAACCCTCTGGCTAATAACGTGGTCCTGGAACTCAGAATCTATTCAGTGCTGTTAGGCTACTACTGATATTTAAACTGAAACACAAACCAGTTAAGGCAGGTTGTGGCCCATTGAAGTTGAGCAACACCTGTCccagacactttttttctgcTTCTGTTTGTCTACTCAGCTGTCACATCAGTCAAGAAAGTTTTAGTTGGTTGTCGTAGTTTGAGAGGTCTTATTCTATGAGTAGGATTCCCGATCCAGGACCACTTAAACACACATTGCTTGCACTGAATGAGATTACACTTGTAATTGGGTGATTAGGTGTACAGGATTTCTCTGTGCATGAAACTTGATGCATATTGCTGCATGAGTAGTGACGGAATGAaacttacttactttacttgTACCCCTTCAAAACATTAATATTTTGTTAATCATTCTTTTAAGTCATCCTCACTTCATGGATTTTCCATTCATCATTTATTTCACATGGGATGTTATATTTTGTATAACGTTAATAAGGTGAAGTTGATTTATTTTCTCAAATGAATAACTAAGCGTAtacaatttattttttctttgtgCTACATTCACCTTTGATAATGTTACAATaaatattcctctttttttttaaagcaaagtTCACACATAGCCAAAACTTAAAATGGTTAATAAGGTtaatacattttgtgagactGTAGATGTTAATTTCCATCCAGCCTTTGACATGCAAAGCTTTTCAAGTGTCAGTAAGGCATCACATGAGCTTCCAAAGGATACATAGACAAAAGCGTATAGACGGCACTGAAACGGAATGCCTCTGCGGTTACACTGGTTATATACGGATACCTTGCTGGAATTTTCTGTCCATATTGTGAAGAATTATATCGAAGAAGAGTGGATTTCTTTTGAAGACTTTTGAAAGACTGCAAGCAATGAATGTTTTTAATAGAGACCACTGTACCTTTACTGTTCAATCTGATGCCATGGAACCAAATACAGAGACACTAATGaagagatgaagatgaagatgaagaatcAAGATGACCAGTAACCCATGGAAACCTTTATAACGATGGTTTTGGCTGGAAGAAATGGTCAACGTGTTTGCATAGATATTAATTTGGAAGCTCATGTATACTGTAGATAAGCTATTATAACGGAACCTTGTAAAAGTACTATTATTTGCTTGTGCTTGGGCTGGTTggaaaatcactttttaaaaactaaGTAAAAGACTAAACCTTGTAAAGAGTAAAAGACTAAACCCAGTTAAGAGTAAAAGACTAAACCCAGTAAAGTTGAAGCTTACATCCACTCGTCCCGTCCACTCGTTATCCTGACTCCGCCTCCACTCTGTGTTTCCCACTTCATTAGAATAAGACTACCCtagtttttaaaccatttcaCGCACCGCAAGGTGTTCTTTCAAACTGTCTGGGTGTGAAGATCCTCACGTATTCTGAATGTGAGCACTGCATGGAGATACTGGGAAAAGGGCACACTTAATACGTTCTGTTGTCGAACACACAATAACACTATCAGAAGTCACAGTTTTCCACAAGAGCGTTAATATTCTTGAAAGATGTGTTGTCCAGTTGGTTTCCAAGCTGGTTGCCATTTTGTGTCAAAGTGATCAAAGTGAGATGGCGTTAGAGTTCCTGATCTTGGTAAACATGAGTCTTCTACCTGCATCTTTAAGGAACATGCGTCTTTACACTTCATGATCACATGGCACGAAATCTCCCCCTCTTGCACATTTGTCAGCTTTTGCTGATCCTCTCGCTGTGACTACCTTTCCCCCTACTATTCCTGCTGTTCCTGctcttcctgctcttcctcctctccttcctctcagcTTCGGGGGTGTTGAGCGCCACCATCTCCCCTGAGGCGGCTGTGCCTGAAATTACCAAGACCGTGTCGCTGGAAGCTTCTATTGGGGCTTCGGAAGCCACAGCGGTGGCGGACCAACCTGCGGAAAGCCCCGCGGCTCCAGCCGAAGTTGCGCAAGGTCAGGAGAATGGCGACGTTCTGGCTGAACAAGTGCCTGAAGCTTCTGTGACTTCTGAGGAACAGCCACCTTCTGATGTGACGCTTGAACAAGCCACAGAAGACACTGCCACCGTGCCAGCTGCCGCCACAGAAGAAACTGCCACCTTGCCGGCTGCCTCCACAGAAGAAACTGCCACTGTGCCAGCTGCCTCcgcagaagtgtgtgtttctagTGATGTGCCTGCTCAAGATTCTGAAGTGGTCACCGCGGAGGATTCTATTGCCAAGGAAGAAGTGCCCGCCACGGAAGTGTTGATGGAGGCTACAGAAGAACTGAAGGAGGCTGCCGAAGATTCCGCCACTGAAGTGCCGATGGAAACTGCGCAAGACCAAGACTCTCCCAAAGATCTCTCGGTCCAAGAAGCCACTGAACCTGACTCTGCACCAGTTGCTGAAGAACCTGATTCTGTACCAGTTGCTGAAGAACCTGCTGAAGTTGATGGACCTGCGGTGAGTGAAGTTGATGGACCTGCTCCCGGACCTGCAGTGAGTGAAGTTGATGGACCTGCTCCCGGACCTGCAGTGAGTGAAGTTGATGGACCTGCTCCCGGACCTGCAGTGAGTGAAGTTGATGGACCTGCTCCCGGACCTGCGGATAGTGAGACTTTGTCTGAGAACTTTAAAGCTGTGAGTTTAGATCCTACTGCTGAAGCAGACTTAACAAAATTGGAACAGCCACCAACGGTTACCATCGACATAGCAACTCAAAATGGAACTCCTTTGGAGAAGGCAGAACCGGTTACCATCTTCTCTCAGGCGGTCCAGGCCAAGGCGGAGCCTAATTGCGCTGGCCCCTCCCTCCGTTCACGGCACCTGTCAGGTGGGTGATTTTGTGTGAAGTCTGAAGCTGCTGCTTCATTTCAAAAGCAGCTGCCTCTGTCTCTTGCGTGTCCTCTGCAAAATTCGTTAATATTGTCACGACACTCAAGTGTTCGCTCTCGTCACATGGAAACGGTATAGATATTGTCATGGAAACGGTATAGATATTGTCTTCTTGCGGCTGGGAATAACTAGCATTTACAGGGACAATTTGATTTGAACAGAAATGCCGTCGGTCGGTCAGTTGCGTCTTAACGTTTAACCTCAAATGACGAAGCAGGCCAGTTTTAAAGGCCCTACTATAACTTTTAATGATCCTGTAGTCTATGCTTGTCTATTTGTTGCTCTGTATACCTCAGGCTTTGCAGTGTTGTAGACTGGAGTATTAGGCTTTTGTTCCATTGTACTAATTAATGGGTGTCTAACCTTGTGTGTTAGTGGGCATAACCAAAGCTTTACAGTTGCTGTTGAGATAGATGGTCATATAAAGTGTCATGCTGCTTGCAAGGAAGTAGTccgcttcacacacactttaatttgTAAAGCTCACTTTTAATTCGCCTGTAGAAGCACTCCTAAAATGGGtgcccttgcccccccccccccccagtccgtAAGTCTTGATTTACTTGCTGTCATGGTCCAAGTTGATGTGCCAAATTCAattgtttttttgctgtttaaTTTTAACTTAAAACTAAGTTaggcttgggtgtgtgtgtgtgtgtgtgtgtgtgccatgattTGGCTTTGTCCAAGTCATAGTCTGGTGAACGTGTGTGCTTTTAACAGTTTTGGTGTTCCCTCCTCTTAACAAGATTTTACATGTGAGGCATGAGTGCTACTCTGCATCTCTCGCTGTTGAGCCGGCAGGTTTGTGAtgaacacaaaaatacacttttaacaCGTTTGCATTCGATCGCCCCCTGGCCCTCCGCAACCCCGTCTAAACATGCATGGTTTGGAATTTGCTACCATGCAGTTAAgagaaaacaatgtttccaACTTAAGTTTATTTATTCTCTTCAGCCACAccctctgctcctgctgcagctgctgcagctcctgccAAGCCCAAAGAGGGCAAGGCAGGACACAAGTCCTCCTCCCCGCGCTCCACTGCCCCTAAAGCTGTCCCTTCTGGCAGAAGGAAACGCTCCTCACTGtctgcttcctcttcctcccctacCTCTCCCAAATCTTCCTCTGGTACCCGCGGCACCCCTATTTCCCCCTTGGCCTCTCCCCTGGCCTCCCCACCAGTTGGCTCTCCAGGGTCAAGTCATGGAGACATGGCCGCACCCAAAGTGGTCAAGGCCAAACAGGTGAAGCCTAAGAAGACGGAGGCCTTTAAGCATGTTATGTCGGAAGTCCCAGCTGCTGCACCAGCAGTTTGTGTTACTGCCCCTCAGCCCCCCATTTTGTCTGCTCCAGTTGAGTGCAAAGTGACTGAGGTTGAAGCCAAACCATTAGTAGTTGAGCCCATGCCTGTAGAAGTTAAACCCAAAGTAGTTGAGGCTATGCCTGTAGAAGTTAAGCCCAAAGTAGTTGAGGCTCTTCCAGTAGAAGTTAAGCCCAAAGTAGTTGAGGCTATGCCTGTGGAAGTTAAGCCCAAAGTGGTTGAGGCTCTTCCAGTAGAAGTTAAGCCCAAAGTGGTTGAGGCTCTTCCAGTAGAAGTTAAGCCCAAAGTGGTTGAGGCTCTTCCAGTAGAAGTTAAGCCCAAAGTGGTTGAGGCTCTTCCAGTAGAAGTTAAGCCCAAAGTGGTTGAGGCTCTTCCAGTAGAAGTTAAGCCCAAAGTAGTTGAGGCCATGCCTGTAGAAGTCAAGCCCAAAGTGGTTGAGGCTCTTCCAGTAGAAGTTAAACCGGTAGTGGTTGAGGCTCTTCCAGTAGAAGTTAAGCCCAAAGTGGTTGAGGCTCTTCCAGTAGAAGTTAAACCGGTAGTGGTTGAGGCACTTCCAGTAGAAGTTAAACCGGTAGTGGTTGAGGCACTTCCAGTAGAAGTTAAGCCCAAAGTGGTTGAGGCTATTCCAGTAGAAGTTAAGCCCAAAGTGGTTGAGGCACTTCCAGTAGAAGTTAAGCCCAAAGTGGTTGAGGCTATTCCAGTAGAAGTTAAGCCCAAAGTGGTTGAGGCTCTTCCAGTAGAAGTTAAACCAGTAGTCGTTGTGGCCGAACCAATTGAGGTTAAACCCAAAGTGTCTGAGGCCAAGCCAATTGAAGTTAAAGAAAAGCCATTGTTTCCTCTCCCTGATCTGCCAGCCTCTCCCAAAATGGCAGCCTCTCCTGTGTCATTCAAAATTACCTCTCAACCAGCTGCTCCAGCTCCCAAGTCTTTTGCTGAAGCTGTGGCTTGTAGTCCACCTAAAATGGCACCTATGTCTCCCAAGATTGCCCCTGAGCCTCCTACAGTTGAACCTGTGCCTGTGGTGGTTGCTCCACCAACTGAAACCAAGCCTGAGGTCAAGCCCTCAGTGTTTGCACCTCTCcttgataatgatgatgatgatcttcCCCCACTTATCCCCCCTGAGAAGCCAGTTACTATGCCTGTCTTCCAGCCCCCAACAGTTGAGCAGGCTCCACCAAAAGCCGCTCCTGTTGTTGCCACCGTTGCCCCCCCAGCAGCCCCAGAGGCTGCCCCTGCACCTGCCCAGAAGCCTGTGGCAGTGCCTGCCCCCGCTGAAGAACCAGCCCAAAAGCCCACTCCTACACCTGCACCTGCCCCAAAGCCTGCCCCCGCTCCAGAACCAGCCCAAAAGCCCACTCCGGCACCTGCCTCTAAGCCAGCCCCTGCTCCAGAACCAGCCCAAAAGCCCACTCCTACACCTGTAGCTGCCCCAAAGCCTGCCCCCGCTCCTACCCCAGCTCCCACTAAAGCCCCATCAAAACCGGCGCCTGTGATCAAGAACGACAAGGGTATTTCTTTGCctcttctgtttctgtgtgtttctttctcacCCTTTCTGTGTGGCCAGTCTGCCCACGTGCTCAATAGTGCTCCACAGCCCAACGCTCAATATAAAGCTTGACAGAACTAATGTTTTCTATTTTATTATGTTGGTTATAGATTTTTcaattttttatcttttttccccctccaaacTGGCCTGTTTCAGAGAGACAAATGGGATGATGTGTTATGGGTGGTATGGGTTTCTCATTTATTTTGGTTTAATTTTATTATGCATTAGTGAAATAAGTGACACGTATTCCATCCACAatccacattttttttattgcattgcACATCGGCTCATCTCTCCCCATCGTTGCAGAATTCTACGTTTATTCAGACGGTTGTGAATTGTGTTCATGTTCTGCTCACTGCACTGCTCCAGAGTCGCCGCCACGCGCTGAGACTAAAACTGTGTTCTCTGGGCGCCGACAGGGTCTGGCACCGAGTCCGACAGCGATGAGTCCGTGCCCGAGCTGGAGGAACAGGATtccgcacagacacagacggcgCAGGCGCAGGTGAGGACCGCTGACTGGGCTTAAAACAACAGGGCATATTATGGGATATACTGTTGGGCATGTTATGGGATGCTGCCTTATATACTGTCGATCCTGGAGTTGGATGAGCAGATCCATACCATATCTGTGCATGCAGTAACCCACTTTGAAAAAGGGCTATATGGGAACATACATTTAAAAGAACTATAAACCATGCTTTGCTCACCCTGATCAGAACGTAATGGTTTATTTCAAGGTtcaatttcatttttcttttcttttttgttctggTCTGGTTGGTTTTAGTCTGTACCTGCTATTGTCAAacatctgtttgtatgtgtgtgtttctgtgacgTCAAATGACTATTCAAAGATCATATTCGATAAGTCGATACGTATTTGAAGAGAATCTGATGCACCTCCTTCTTGCCATAGCTTGCAGCTGCTGCCGAGATCGACGAGGAGCCAGTCAGCAAAGCAAAACAGAGCCGGAGTGAAAAGAAGGCCAGAAAGGTATGAAACAGGCTAGTCACACTATTGAACATCATTAGTCTCCTGTGCTAATAGGCTAGTCACACTAATGAACATCATTACAGTCTCCTGTGCTAATAGGCTAGTCACACTATTGAACATCATCAGTCTCCTGTGTTAATAGGCTAGTCACATTAATGAACATCATTAGTCTCCTGTGCTAATAGGCTAGTCACACTATTGATCATTGCAGTCTCCCGTGCTAATAGGCTAGTCCCTCTATTGATCATTGCAGTCTCCCGTGCTAATAGGCTAGTCCCACTATTGATCATTAGTCTCCCGTGCTAATAGGCTAGTCACACTATTGAACATCATTACACAGTCTCCTGTGCTAATAGGCTAGTCCCACTATTGATCATTGCAGTCTCCCGTGCTAATAGGCTAGTCACACTATTGAACATCATTAGTCTCCCGTGCTAATAGGCTAGTCCCACTATTGATCATTAGTCTCCTGTGCTAATAGGCTAGTCCCACTATTGATCATTACAGTCTCCCGTGCTAATAGGCTAGTCACACTATTGAACATCATTAGTCTCCTGTGCTAATAGGCTAGTCCCACTATTGATCATTGCAGTCTCCCGTGCTAATAGGCTAGTCCCACTATTGATCATTGCAGTCTCCCGTGCTAATAGGCTAGTCCCACTATTGATCATTGCAGTCTCCCGTGCTAATAGGCTAGTCCCACTATTGATCATTGCAGTCTCCCGTGCGAACAGGCTAGTCACACTATTGAACATCATAACAGTGTTTCCTGTGCTAGTAGGCTAGTCACGTTATTGAACGTCGTTACAGTGTCTTCTGTGCTAGGCTAGTCAAACTATTGAACATCATTGCACAGTGTCTCCTGTGTTAATAGGCTAGTCATACTATTGAACATGACCCTCCTGAGCTTAAATGCTAGTCATACTATTGAACATAATTATTTGAGTGAATCAAAGACGATGTGAAAGCACAGGAGACGATCACCATTAAACTAAAAATCAAAACTTGGGGCAATGAGTTGAGGGCTACATGTCTCCTTCATCTCTGCCCTCCATTCTGCAGGCTATGTCCAAGCTGGGTCTGCGCCAGGTCACTGGAGTTACCAGGGTAACCATCCGCAAGTCCAAGAACATCCTGTTTGTCATCACCAAACCAGACGTGTACAAAAGTCCCGCTTCAGATACCTACATTGTATTTGGTGAGGCTAAGGTAAGAAAAGTAATCCCAGTTCAATGCTAAAAAGCGATCACTTGTGGTGTTTGGAATGTCTTGCCCTCTGTGATGATGTAACAGTATGACTTTCGTTCTTCTGAGTTTGCTGAAGCCAAATCCATCTGTGCTGAGGGGGAAGAGTCCTATTTCATGTGTGTCTTTGGACTCCATTGCCAAACCTGTAAAGTTATGAGGATGTGACTTGAGCGCTTTTCTACCCTTTCTCTCACCTCCCCTCAGATTGAGGATCTGTCACAGCAAGCCCAGCTGGCAGCGGCAGAGAAGTTCAAGGTGCAGGGAGAGGCCGTTTCAAACATCCAGGAGAACACACAGACGCCCACCGTACAGGAGGAGAGCGAAGAGGAAGAGGTTGGTCTCTTGTGCCACTCCTTGTTCCTCACTACATCACAATGCTTGGACACCACTTTGAGAGGACCGTACCCCCGCAATTAGTTTAATGtagtttatttgttttgcaagtTACACATGGCCCTAAATTGCACCCTACTTTCATACCCATGTGGTCGAAAATGCAAATTAAGGCTGCAGAGGCTGAGCTGTTTTTGAATTTGCTGATGCACAAGTGTACAGATTCCACTAAGCTTGCTCAGCTGTACAGTGAGTGTGCCTCTACAAAGCACAAGGACTTGGTCAGTGTccttatttacctccgccaaggatgtatatgttttcatcggagACCGGCCGGCGTTTGTCTTAAGTTTTAGTTTTAAGCTAGTTTTAGTTTGTTTTATAAGTGACCTTATTGTTTACATCTTCATTGGTCAGTGTCCTTATTGATGATTATTGATGTCTTCATTTTTAGGTTGACGAGACTGGGGTCGAGGTGAAGGACATTGAACTCGTGATGTCACAAGCCAACGTATCGCGGGCAAAGGCTGTACGGGCCCTGAAGAATAACAACAACGACATCGTCAACGCCATTATGGTAAACACCTGCTGTTATTCATACTGTAGACTTATTGTAACGACATTGTCAACGACATTTTGGCAAACACTTATAGTTATTCATACTATTGACTctttatatagatatatacacaTTGCATGTATGTATTCCTTTGTTTTTCCACCTATACAAGTATGCTAAGAAATAACACACGATATCTACATATCTGTCAGAAATGTCCAGTTAGGGCCACTCTTCGGTGATGACTTAACAGTATGACTTTCGTTCTTCTGAGTCTGCTGAAGCCAAATCCATCTGTGCTGAgaagagtgtttatgtgtgtgtatagatgtgcTATATAAGCCCTGCCTCTCATGCTCAACTCTGTGCTTTTCTTCACAGGAACTGACGATGTAGGAGGGCTCCAGACGGGGATTGAAATGAGATGTTGCTGATTTACTCTATTATTTGTACACTTTATACCCAAGCGAAATAAAGGTGTGGCTTGACAAAAAGTGAACATCCCCTTCACATGGTTTCTTTTGGATGCAGCTGATCCTTACAGACAGTGATGTGTTTTAATGCTAGACACAATATATGAACACATGATGCAATTGCTCCCTAGAACAGCTGTTCTCTTCATGCAATAAAGTGTGAGTGACTTACAGAATGAAGACTAGCTGCAGTAGTGGGTGTGTTCGTGCCTTACAGAATGAAGACTAGCTGCAGTAGTGGGTGTGTTCGTGCCTTTTAAAGAGCTGGTGACATGACCAGGAGCACAAGGCAGAGGGGAAGTAGGCGGTCCTGGATATTCACACAGATAGggttttatttgtattatttattctTTTAAGGCAAGACTCTTCATGTAATGGGAGCAGCATAGTGTCCTTTATGGAACTGCAATCAGTAGGTTCAGTAGTTCTAAATAAAAATGCAAGGCACACATCTTTGTCCTTCACCCTGATTGGCTGGGTTCGGACCAGTTTCTTTCGAAACCAGGGACTGATCCAAGTTGACCGCAATAATTGATGAAAGTCACAACATGTCCTGCTGTTTACTGCCTCCTGTTTCTTGACCAATTCAAATGGTATCAAGAAAGATGgactaatgtaaaaaaaaaaaaaaggtacacAGATTTAACTCAGATACCCTTTATTCAAAAgtgatttcatgaaacatggTTTCAATGGCCTAAATTTCAGGCAAATTGTTAATGTTTATTCAGGACAAAAAAATGCCTGCACAGCCCTCATGACCCACAGTGAACTCCATCACTCTGGCTATGGGGAGACAAATGTCGAGCATCAAGGCAGTGGACCACTGTGGTGTTATCCAGCAGGAAACCATACAGTGCCACCCACTGGACAACCAGCGTCACTCCCAACTGTCTTTGAGGGTGGAGGCTGTGCTTGCCACCGTTAAGGATGAGACCTCTGACCACTGCTTAATTGATTTCAATTTCAGAAACACAGATAACCTAAAGCACATAGTGAAATCCTATAGTGTGACACAAAACCTAAAGCACAGTGAAGTCCTATAGTGAAACAGTTTATGTCTAATGCAAATTATGTCTGGACATGATCCTAACCAACCGACCCCAGTCTTCGATAGCCTCACTCTGAACATCGATGTACAGGGCCTCAGTTATCAGGCTATGGAGAATGCTGCTCTTATCCTAATCCTCTGCAACGCTCTCAAGTCCCTTTACCAACTTATCCTATTTATATaggctgtaggctatatagcccATGTAATATTGTTCTTAATGGACAGCCTTCCCTGTTGAATAAACTGTTAACATCGCCAGAATTCGGTAAAGCAAGTAAACGCACTTGTGATTTAACTGGCGACACAATCAAATCAGAACCACAGTTTCGAGAAAGGAGTCTGACTCTGAAATAACCCGCGCACGCACTACCATCTAGAATGGGTAAATTTACTCGGACAGAGACTGTGATCGCATACCCCTTTAAGACAGATTCAACGTAGCTTTGCGCATCTGGTTTAGCCGTTGACGTCCGTCATCTCTCACGCGGCTCTAAAACAAATCTCATGCGCCATCATCCACCCGCGCCACCATTCCATTCACTCGTCCTCGCGCGCAGAGGCGCACCGCTGTGGCGGGAGTCCTTTGGCGGGGATGAGTATCGCGGAGCAAGCGCGGAGCTACAGGCATCTTTATGAAGGACGCTTCCGCTGAATGGGGTGGGGACATCCAGGTAAGAAGCAACAACTCTGTCATACTGGTTTACAAACAATGCGGGGAAATGCGAATTGAAAATCACTATATTGCTTACTGATGCAGTCTATTTGAGAGGCCTGGATTGTGAAGTGGAGTTCTAGCCTATATGCCAAGAGGAATATGCGCCTTCAAGGACGTGATGTCATGGAATGGAAGCGTTCACTGAGGTCACGGTGACATTAATACAATGTTACTGTTATTGCTATTTTAAACGTCAGTTTAGTTGTTTGCGCATCTATAGTTGGCGTCGGCCCTGCATGGACCAGATGTTGCAGTATGCACTATGCAGTTGAGTTGGAAATACATGATGATGCAGGTTTGTGccttgggtttgtgtgtgcgtttccatgtgactatgtgtgtctAGAGAGTGCACGTTCATGCAAACTTGTAGACGAACAGTGACGCGTGGTCGTGCTATTTAGTCTCCCCCATGTCTTTTTCAGCCTAAATCTATTTgaacgtagcctaggctattccATGACGCTGAGCATTAGGTTGACTGAAAGgtgttttgcatttttgacCTTGCAGGATAAAGGTATTTCAGATTGTCAATTCGTCTGTCCTGAACTTTGTTAAAGCAACAAAATATTATGATTAAGTCATGTGACATGTTGTATCCTAATGCAAATGTAGTTTCGCTCGGTATGGACCAGTGGCTTACATTGCCTGTCAACACAGCACTCCGCATCAGCTGTAGGCTAAGTCCATTTAGTGCCATGGAGCATTTTCTGACTCTCACGGAGAGCACTTCCCATGCACACGCGCAGCAAGCCAATCGCAGCTCAGGCGCTGCGCATGTTGGAGTCGACTGTAGTGGGGAAATGAtccgtctccatggcaacatccGTCATCCCCAGCATGGTGTTTGGCACCAGCCGATCCGCTCCTGTCCAATGCTCACACCCCTCTCAGGCTGCTGCCTCTCGGCAGGAGTGTGGTGTCAATATCACCGAGAATATGTGCTGCTCTGAGGCTTTAAAGGGACAGCATGGAGGATAAGAAGGGCGTGGACATGTCTCGATTACAGACATCCACTTCTAGTaggatatgtgcatgtgttagtCTGTGGCTCTCAAGGGACACTTCtaggatgtgtgtctgtggctgttaACATCTGCATTAAAttgattttgataacgtgttcaCTAACTTTACAGTGTCTGTCGTGCAGTTAATCAACCACCGGGCCTCGGGACTTTCCAAACCGGGCCGTGCGACATGACGAGAAAAAAAACTCAATGTGCAAACTCAATGTGCAAACTCAATGTGCTTCGCATAAATGGCACGCATTTGTATGTCCTTCTTTACGCTTCTCACATCCTCTCAAAGGAACTCTGGATCTCATTCATAGTGACCACTGGGTCCTTGTTACCTGTCTGACCAAAGCTCCTCATCCCGGAACACTCAGTTTGGCTGAGCGACCAGATGGAGGCTACTGTGCTCTCTGCCACTCTTAATGCTCCAGTTCACGTGATGTTTCCCCTGGACTTTGCTCTTtagggtttgtgtttgtggacaTTATTATGGTCTTTAGGGtgactgtttgtatgtgtggacattattatgtgtgtgtgtgtgtgtgtgtgtgtggacattattatgtgtgtgtgtgtgtgtgtgtgtgtgtgtggacattattatgtgtgtgtgtgtgtgtgtgtgtgtgtgtgtgtggacattattatgtgtgtgtgtgtgtgtgtgtggacattattatgtgtgtgtgtgtgtgtgtgtttgtgtgtgtgtggtgtgtgtggacattatTATGTTGGC from Sardina pilchardus chromosome 7, fSarPil1.1, whole genome shotgun sequence encodes the following:
- the naca gene encoding nascent polypeptide-associated complex subunit alpha isoform X1 translates to MPGEATETVPVTEQELQQPQVETATPSAPAAAAAAPAKPKEGKAGHKSSSPRSTAPKAVPSGRRKRSSLSASSSSPTSPKSSSGTRGTPISPLASPLASPPVGSPGSSHGDMAAPKVVKAKQVKPKKTEAFKHVMSEVPAAAPAVCVTAPQPPILSAPVECKVTEVEAKPLVVEPMPVEVKPKVVEAMPVEVKPKVVEALPVEVKPKVVEAMPVEVKPKVVEALPVEVKPKVVEALPVEVKPKVVEALPVEVKPKVVEALPVEVKPKVVEALPVEVKPKVVEAMPVEVKPKVVEALPVEVKPVVVEALPVEVKPKVVEALPVEVKPVVVEALPVEVKPVVVEALPVEVKPKVVEAIPVEVKPKVVEALPVEVKPKVVEAIPVEVKPKVVEALPVEVKPVVVVAEPIEVKPKVSEAKPIEVKEKPLFPLPDLPASPKMAASPVSFKITSQPAAPAPKSFAEAVACSPPKMAPMSPKIAPEPPTVEPVPVVVAPPTETKPEVKPSVFAPLLDNDDDDLPPLIPPEKPVTMPVFQPPTVEQAPPKAAPVVATVAPPAAPEAAPAPAQKPVAVPAPAEEPAQKPTPTPAPAPKPAPAPEPAQKPTPAPASKPAPAPEPAQKPTPTPVAAPKPAPAPTPAPTKAPSKPAPVIKNDKGSGTESDSDESVPELEEQDSAQTQTAQAQLAAAAEIDEEPVSKAKQSRSEKKARKAMSKLGLRQVTGVTRVTIRKSKNILFVITKPDVYKSPASDTYIVFGEAKIEDLSQQAQLAAAEKFKVQGEAVSNIQENTQTPTVQEESEEEEVDETGVEVKDIELVMSQANVSRAKAVRALKNNNNDIVNAIMELTM
- the naca gene encoding nascent polypeptide-associated complex subunit alpha isoform X2 — protein: MPGEATETVPVTEQELQQPQVETATPSAPAAAAAAPAKPKEGKAGHKSSSPRSTAPKAVPSGRRKRSSLSASSSSPTSPKSSSGTRGTPISPLASPLASPPVGSPGSSHGDMAAPKVVKAKQVKPKKTEAFKHVMSEVPAAAPAVCVTAPQPPILSAPVECKVTEVEAKPLVVEPMPVEVKPKVVEAMPVEVKPKVVEALPVEVKPKVVEAMPVEVKPKVVEALPVEVKPKVVEALPVEVKPKVVEALPVEVKPKVVEALPVEVKPKVVEALPVEVKPKVVEAMPVEVKPKVVEALPVEVKPVVVEALPVEVKPKVVEALPVEVKPVVVEALPVEVKPVVVEALPVEVKPKVVEAIPVEVKPKVVEALPVEVKPVVVVAEPIEVKPKVSEAKPIEVKEKPLFPLPDLPASPKMAASPVSFKITSQPAAPAPKSFAEAVACSPPKMAPMSPKIAPEPPTVEPVPVVVAPPTETKPEVKPSVFAPLLDNDDDDLPPLIPPEKPVTMPVFQPPTVEQAPPKAAPVVATVAPPAAPEAAPAPAQKPVAVPAPAEEPAQKPTPTPAPAPKPAPAPEPAQKPTPAPASKPAPAPEPAQKPTPTPVAAPKPAPAPTPAPTKAPSKPAPVIKNDKGSGTESDSDESVPELEEQDSAQTQTAQAQLAAAAEIDEEPVSKAKQSRSEKKARKAMSKLGLRQVTGVTRVTIRKSKNILFVITKPDVYKSPASDTYIVFGEAKIEDLSQQAQLAAAEKFKVQGEAVSNIQENTQTPTVQEESEEEEVDETGVEVKDIELVMSQANVSRAKAVRALKNNNNDIVNAIMELTM